A genomic stretch from Caloenas nicobarica isolate bCalNic1 chromosome 3, bCalNic1.hap1, whole genome shotgun sequence includes:
- the PELI1 gene encoding E3 ubiquitin-protein ligase pellino homolog 1 isoform X2, translating to MFSPDQENHPSKAPVKYGELIVLGYNGSLPNGDRGRRKSRFALFKRPKANGVKPSTVHIACTPQAAKAISNKDQHSISYTLSRAQTVVVEYTHDSNTDMFQIGRSTESPIDFVVTDTVPGSQSNSDTQSVQSTISRFACRIICERNPPFTARIYAAGFDSSKNIFLGEKAAKWKTSDGQMDGLTTNGVLVMHPRNGFTEDSKPGVWREISVCGNVFSLRETRSAQQRGKMVENETNQLQDGSLIDLCGATLLWRTAEGLSRTPTVKHLEALRQEINAARPQCPVGFNTLAFPSMKRKDVVDEKQPWVYLNCGHVHGYHNWGNKEERDGKDRECPMCRSVGPYVPLWLGCEAGFYVDAGPPTHAFSPCGHVCSEKTTAYWSQIPLPHGTHTFHAACPFCAHQLAGEQGYIRLIFQGPLD from the exons ATGTTTTCTCCTGATCAAGAAAATCATCCATCAAAAGCACCAGTAAAATATGGTGAATTGATTGTGTTAGG GTACAATGGGTCTCTCCCAAATGGAgatagaggaagaagaaaaagtcggtttgctttatttaaaaggcCCAAGGCAAATGGGGTGAAACCTAGCACTGTACATATTGCCTGTACCCCTCAGGCAGCAAAG GCAATAAGTAATAAGGACCAACACAGCATATCTTACACTTTGTCTCGGGCCCAGACAGTTGTGGTTGAATATACACATGACAGCAACACAGATATGTTCCAG ATTGGTCGGTCAACAGAGAGTCCTATAGATTTTGTCGTAACAGACACGGTTCCTGGAAGTCAGAGTAATTCAGATACGCAGTCTGTGCAGAGCACTATATCAAGGTTTGCCTGCAGAATCATATGTGAACGTAATCCTCCTTTTACGGCAAGGATATATGCTGCAGGATTTGACTCCTCAAAAAACATCTTTCTTGGG GAGAAAGCTGCAAAGTGGAAGACATCAGATGGGCAAATGGATGGACTGACCACAAATGGAGTTCTTGTTATGCACCCCCGTAATGGATTTACAGAAGACTCCAAGCCAGGGGTGTGGAGAGAGATATCCGTGTGTGGGAACGTGTTCAGCCTCCGTGAAACCAGATCAGctcagcagaggggaaaaatg GTTGAGAACGAAACGAACCAGCTCCAGGACGGCTCTCTGATAGATCTGTGTGGAGCAACACTGCTGTGGCGCACTGCGGAAGGGCTCTCACGCACTCCCACTGTCAAGCACCTGGAGGCACTGAGACAGGAGATAAACGCAGCAAGGCCCCAGTGTCCAGTGGGGTTTAATACCTTGGCATTTCCCAGCATGAAGAGAAAAGATGTTGTAGACGAAAAGCAGCCATGGGTGTATCTGAACTGTGGCCACGTTCACGGCTATCACAACTGGGGaaacaaagaggagagagacGGCAAGGATCGTGAGTGTCCCATGTGCCGCTCTGTCGGCCCCTACGTGCCACTGTGGCTTGGATGCGAAGCGGGATTTTATGTGGATGCAGGACCTCCAACTCACGCCTTCAGCCCCTGTGGACACGTGTGCTCTGAAAAGACAACTGCATATTGGTCCcaaattcctcttcctcatggTACCCACACTTTTCACGCAGCCTGTCCGTTCTGTGCGCATCAGCTGGCTGGTGAGCAAGGTTACATCAGACTGATTTTCCAAGGACCTCTTGACTAA
- the PELI1 gene encoding E3 ubiquitin-protein ligase pellino homolog 1 isoform X1 → MEQVRPIAFVPHAAGALSRGAWPHVSSLVHLKAGVEDMGGNNEKGVPQLLIRDLKFEKKSLAKLMFSPDQENHPSKAPVKYGELIVLGYNGSLPNGDRGRRKSRFALFKRPKANGVKPSTVHIACTPQAAKAISNKDQHSISYTLSRAQTVVVEYTHDSNTDMFQIGRSTESPIDFVVTDTVPGSQSNSDTQSVQSTISRFACRIICERNPPFTARIYAAGFDSSKNIFLGEKAAKWKTSDGQMDGLTTNGVLVMHPRNGFTEDSKPGVWREISVCGNVFSLRETRSAQQRGKMVENETNQLQDGSLIDLCGATLLWRTAEGLSRTPTVKHLEALRQEINAARPQCPVGFNTLAFPSMKRKDVVDEKQPWVYLNCGHVHGYHNWGNKEERDGKDRECPMCRSVGPYVPLWLGCEAGFYVDAGPPTHAFSPCGHVCSEKTTAYWSQIPLPHGTHTFHAACPFCAHQLAGEQGYIRLIFQGPLD, encoded by the exons gaaataatgaaaaaggtGTGCCACAACTCTTGATCAGAGAcctgaaatttgagaagaagTCATTAGCTAAGCTCATGTTTTCTCCTGATCAAGAAAATCATCCATCAAAAGCACCAGTAAAATATGGTGAATTGATTGTGTTAGG GTACAATGGGTCTCTCCCAAATGGAgatagaggaagaagaaaaagtcggtttgctttatttaaaaggcCCAAGGCAAATGGGGTGAAACCTAGCACTGTACATATTGCCTGTACCCCTCAGGCAGCAAAG GCAATAAGTAATAAGGACCAACACAGCATATCTTACACTTTGTCTCGGGCCCAGACAGTTGTGGTTGAATATACACATGACAGCAACACAGATATGTTCCAG ATTGGTCGGTCAACAGAGAGTCCTATAGATTTTGTCGTAACAGACACGGTTCCTGGAAGTCAGAGTAATTCAGATACGCAGTCTGTGCAGAGCACTATATCAAGGTTTGCCTGCAGAATCATATGTGAACGTAATCCTCCTTTTACGGCAAGGATATATGCTGCAGGATTTGACTCCTCAAAAAACATCTTTCTTGGG GAGAAAGCTGCAAAGTGGAAGACATCAGATGGGCAAATGGATGGACTGACCACAAATGGAGTTCTTGTTATGCACCCCCGTAATGGATTTACAGAAGACTCCAAGCCAGGGGTGTGGAGAGAGATATCCGTGTGTGGGAACGTGTTCAGCCTCCGTGAAACCAGATCAGctcagcagaggggaaaaatg GTTGAGAACGAAACGAACCAGCTCCAGGACGGCTCTCTGATAGATCTGTGTGGAGCAACACTGCTGTGGCGCACTGCGGAAGGGCTCTCACGCACTCCCACTGTCAAGCACCTGGAGGCACTGAGACAGGAGATAAACGCAGCAAGGCCCCAGTGTCCAGTGGGGTTTAATACCTTGGCATTTCCCAGCATGAAGAGAAAAGATGTTGTAGACGAAAAGCAGCCATGGGTGTATCTGAACTGTGGCCACGTTCACGGCTATCACAACTGGGGaaacaaagaggagagagacGGCAAGGATCGTGAGTGTCCCATGTGCCGCTCTGTCGGCCCCTACGTGCCACTGTGGCTTGGATGCGAAGCGGGATTTTATGTGGATGCAGGACCTCCAACTCACGCCTTCAGCCCCTGTGGACACGTGTGCTCTGAAAAGACAACTGCATATTGGTCCcaaattcctcttcctcatggTACCCACACTTTTCACGCAGCCTGTCCGTTCTGTGCGCATCAGCTGGCTGGTGAGCAAGGTTACATCAGACTGATTTTCCAAGGACCTCTTGACTAA